The Thermonema lapsum genome window below encodes:
- a CDS encoding asparagine synthetase B family protein has translation MCGIAVIWDKYARLDEQPMRQMLRRLANRGPDDAHWLKLKLTHGQLFMGHTLLSFYENAPRQPVCNPTYPLYLVYNGQIYNTTKLSQHFSLHHTPSDTELLWRCLHARLHEETVPTLEGMYAWVAYDQVHNRLLMGRDEQLIKPLYYYEDERYLVIASEIKAIQASGLCRLTPCPQQIQHYWRFRAPEVGKTFFREIKTLPAGVWHLPLHPRMLLEHHKERLDDWNPVRFTYPHLNDTQMVETAHAWLLEAVVMQSRVGNPAVWLSGGVDSSLLLALLREEGKTAVPAFTIVPENRRKQPTATQDAVYAQKVARYFRAEWQPVIIKRDDFLEQLPTFWQLADQPIADPATALIDALAAQTAALSRCVLSGSGADEWWGGYERHRAWFYWLNNPALYRQMAKIAKPWVAKIPFIHDRVRQIKKWLLPLADASPEHLYYEWASLRLPSPLSEHLPPLHTLADALQFDRDFYLPQVLLASQDYYAGRHAVEVRVPYLMPFILHWLRELPVSVLLSKGKKWILKALLLRLAPELKAVAKRKKEGFGIPLGDWMRQTATASLWLVFEDAQAPVYEYINFSKVHSLWKQHLRRHDDYTHELWAVLQMNAFLCSL, from the coding sequence ATGTGTGGTATCGCGGTTATATGGGACAAGTATGCCCGCCTCGACGAACAACCTATGCGGCAGATGCTTCGCCGCTTGGCAAATCGGGGTCCTGACGATGCTCATTGGCTGAAGCTTAAGCTTACGCATGGACAGCTATTTATGGGGCATACGCTCTTGAGTTTTTATGAAAATGCCCCTCGGCAGCCAGTCTGCAACCCTACTTATCCTCTTTACTTGGTTTACAACGGACAAATATACAATACCACCAAGCTGAGCCAGCATTTTTCGCTGCATCATACGCCTTCCGATACTGAATTGCTCTGGCGTTGCCTGCATGCCCGGCTTCACGAAGAAACAGTGCCTACCTTAGAGGGTATGTATGCATGGGTAGCTTATGACCAAGTGCACAATCGCTTGTTGATGGGGCGCGATGAGCAACTTATCAAGCCGCTCTATTACTATGAAGATGAACGTTACCTTGTCATTGCTTCGGAGATAAAGGCGATTCAGGCAAGTGGTTTGTGCCGTTTGACACCCTGTCCGCAGCAAATCCAACACTATTGGCGTTTTCGGGCACCAGAAGTAGGAAAAACTTTTTTCAGGGAAATCAAAACCTTACCGGCGGGTGTATGGCATTTGCCGCTTCATCCTCGAATGCTGCTCGAACACCACAAAGAGCGGCTGGACGATTGGAATCCTGTGCGATTTACATATCCCCACCTTAACGACACTCAAATGGTAGAAACTGCCCATGCTTGGCTCTTGGAGGCAGTAGTTATGCAAAGTAGGGTAGGCAATCCGGCGGTATGGCTTAGCGGTGGAGTGGACTCTTCGCTGCTGCTGGCACTTTTGCGCGAAGAAGGCAAAACGGCGGTGCCTGCATTCACGATTGTGCCCGAAAATCGTAGGAAACAGCCCACGGCTACTCAGGATGCCGTTTATGCTCAAAAAGTAGCGCGCTATTTTCGAGCAGAGTGGCAGCCCGTAATCATAAAACGAGATGATTTTCTTGAACAACTGCCTACTTTCTGGCAACTTGCCGACCAGCCTATTGCCGACCCGGCGACTGCCTTGATAGATGCATTGGCAGCACAAACGGCTGCCTTGAGCCGCTGTGTGTTGAGTGGTAGTGGAGCAGATGAGTGGTGGGGCGGCTATGAGCGTCATCGGGCGTGGTTTTATTGGTTGAATAATCCTGCCTTGTATCGCCAGATGGCTAAAATTGCCAAGCCATGGGTGGCTAAAATACCTTTTATTCACGACCGCGTGCGTCAAATAAAAAAATGGCTGCTTCCTTTAGCCGATGCCTCACCCGAGCACCTTTATTATGAATGGGCTTCGTTGCGTTTGCCTTCCCCTTTGTCGGAGCATTTGCCGCCGCTGCACACCTTAGCGGATGCCCTGCAGTTTGACCGTGATTTTTATTTGCCCCAAGTGTTGCTTGCCTCACAAGACTATTATGCTGGGCGTCATGCTGTAGAAGTGCGAGTGCCTTATCTGATGCCTTTCATCTTGCATTGGCTGCGCGAGCTACCTGTGTCTGTTTTGCTTTCTAAAGGCAAAAAATGGATATTGAAAGCCCTTTTGCTGCGTTTAGCTCCCGAATTGAAAGCGGTTGCCAAGCGCAAAAAAGAAGGTTTTGGCATTCCTTTGGGCGACTGGATGCGTCAGACCGCTACCGCTTCTTTGTGGCTTGTCTTCGAAGATGCACAAGCGCCCGTTTACGAATACATAAATTTTTCGAAGGTGCATTCCTTGTGGAAACAGCACCTTCGCCGGCACGATGACTATACGCATGAACTGTGGGCGGTGCTGCAGATGAACGCCTTTTTGTGTTCTTTATGA
- a CDS encoding helix-hairpin-helix domain-containing protein, translating into MNPIDMDNRAIAHQLELYAQLLELHGVEQKARVYHAAAFRIEKQEEPLADLPVAELIKLPGIGKSIAEKIKEITASGSFKELDELLERTPKGLLDLFRIKGLGVKKIKRLWEELGIDSLQSLEQACLEGKLARLPGMGEKTQQAILEGIAFLKQTQGKLLWLQAAAVALDIQKEIKERLKTEASPVGALARKEPVISSIELMVLVESPAALHACLRTIERLEEIPENSGLFCWRGIDRHYHIPVEVHAVMPEQRAFMHLMLTATEAHLAHHVHGQTLLQAALSMPSAPSEQAIYAHLGVPYIIPEMREGKHEWEWAQKYTLDRLVERQDLRGVVHAHTTYSDGKNSLMEMAEHARRLGYEYLGITDHSQSAFYANGLSEERVRQQWQEIERINRQLTDFRLLKGIEVDILADGSLDFSDDFLAQFDFVIASIHSGLSMNRQKATQRLLKAIANPHVHILGHLTGRILLARDGYPLDMEAIVRACAEHKVAIEVNATPSRSDLDWEWIFYAMEQGVKLLITPDAHSCEELEYMEWGLQLARKGGMLKEVCLNCLNCHDFLDFFAQKA; encoded by the coding sequence ATGAATCCAATAGATATGGACAACCGGGCTATAGCGCATCAATTGGAATTATATGCTCAATTGCTTGAATTGCATGGTGTAGAGCAGAAGGCACGGGTTTATCATGCGGCAGCATTCCGCATAGAGAAGCAAGAAGAACCATTGGCAGACTTGCCTGTTGCCGAGCTTATCAAACTTCCGGGCATTGGTAAAAGCATTGCCGAAAAGATAAAAGAAATAACAGCCTCAGGCAGTTTCAAAGAGTTGGACGAGCTGCTGGAGCGTACTCCAAAAGGTTTGCTGGACCTTTTTCGAATCAAGGGGCTGGGAGTGAAGAAAATCAAGCGCTTATGGGAGGAATTGGGTATCGACTCGCTCCAAAGCTTAGAGCAAGCTTGTTTAGAAGGTAAATTGGCACGCTTACCGGGAATGGGCGAAAAGACACAGCAGGCTATCTTGGAGGGCATCGCTTTTTTGAAACAAACCCAGGGCAAGCTGTTGTGGCTGCAAGCGGCGGCAGTAGCTCTTGACATACAAAAGGAAATAAAAGAGCGTTTGAAAACCGAAGCAAGTCCAGTGGGCGCATTGGCGCGCAAAGAACCGGTGATTTCAAGTATTGAATTGATGGTGCTCGTGGAATCGCCTGCGGCTTTGCATGCTTGTCTGCGCACCATAGAGCGCTTAGAAGAAATTCCTGAAAACAGTGGGCTTTTCTGTTGGCGTGGCATAGACCGGCACTACCACATACCCGTAGAAGTGCATGCCGTCATGCCAGAGCAGCGCGCTTTTATGCATTTGATGCTTACGGCAACCGAAGCGCATTTGGCGCACCATGTACATGGACAGACCTTACTTCAAGCTGCGCTCAGTATGCCTTCTGCCCCTTCGGAACAGGCTATCTATGCACATTTGGGTGTCCCTTACATTATCCCGGAGATGCGGGAAGGGAAGCACGAGTGGGAATGGGCTCAGAAATACACACTCGACCGCCTTGTGGAGCGCCAAGACCTGCGGGGAGTGGTGCATGCACATACTACCTACAGCGACGGCAAAAACTCCTTAATGGAAATGGCAGAGCATGCCCGTCGTCTGGGCTATGAATATTTAGGTATCACCGACCACTCGCAGTCGGCTTTTTACGCCAACGGGCTCAGTGAAGAACGGGTGCGCCAACAATGGCAAGAAATCGAGCGCATCAACAGACAACTCACGGATTTCCGTTTGCTAAAAGGCATCGAGGTGGACATCTTAGCAGATGGCAGCTTGGATTTCTCCGACGATTTTTTGGCACAGTTCGACTTTGTAATTGCTTCCATCCATTCGGGGCTTTCTATGAATCGCCAGAAGGCAACACAACGGCTATTGAAAGCCATTGCCAACCCTCATGTGCATATTTTGGGACACCTAACCGGTCGCATTTTGCTTGCCCGTGACGGTTACCCTCTCGACATGGAAGCCATCGTGCGGGCATGCGCCGAACACAAAGTGGCAATAGAAGTGAATGCTACTCCCTCGCGTTCAGATTTAGATTGGGAATGGATTTTTTATGCCATGGAGCAGGGGGTAAAGTTATTGATTACGCCTGATGCACATAGCTGCGAAGAGCTGGAATACATGGAGTGGGGGCTGCAGCTGGCGCGAAAAGGGGGAATGCTGAAAGAGGTTTGTCTTAACTGCTTGAACTGCCATGATTTTTTAGACTTTTTTGCACAAAAGGCATAA
- a CDS encoding thioredoxin family protein, whose translation MKRKLVYLVLGLCLLIGAEAYAQHSTAGIVFFEGSWQELLNEAKKTGKPFFVDFYTDWCGPCKMLEKNTFRNKEVGDFANKHYIAYRVNAEKGEGIGLADKYRVQAYPSIYFFNSEGRLVEKVIGYHAPDHFLYVMEQILKKIK comes from the coding sequence ATGAAAAGAAAACTTGTTTACTTAGTACTGGGTTTGTGCTTGTTGATAGGGGCAGAAGCCTACGCACAACACAGTACCGCAGGAATTGTGTTTTTTGAAGGGTCTTGGCAAGAGCTTTTGAACGAAGCCAAAAAGACAGGGAAGCCCTTCTTTGTGGATTTCTATACCGATTGGTGCGGACCTTGCAAGATGCTTGAGAAAAACACCTTTCGCAATAAAGAAGTCGGCGACTTTGCCAATAAACACTATATTGCTTACCGCGTGAATGCAGAAAAAGGAGAAGGCATAGGGTTGGCAGACAAATACCGCGTACAAGCGTATCCAAGCATTTACTTTTTCAACTCGGAAGGGCGATTGGTAGAAAAAGTGATTGGCTATCATGCCCCTGACCATTTTCTGTATGTGATGGAGCAAATCCTGAAAAAGATAAAGTAG
- a CDS encoding PAS domain S-box protein, protein MIQKIRQLSLKQKLAILFGVMLLMILSSYSVVFWQSMKLRKDAGTIELSRSNERLLRETTFYATLILNEEIEAKRELQKNIEQYSQNLNLLDKGGVVQVQTERIRVLPLEGAKRVVLDKLKRQWSSYRSELQVLLERQVVLDTIVNEQQMKAPTEVFEGFEEVQTIVLETVAPKVEKKRNPEVERAFQNIVEQYPALQESHHQLTELLVQDYIKRQFLIRLAMILGALGLLSLCVIGYLYFSRGFIKPIETFSRSAFELAQGNVEKKVLYESNDELGKLAEHLNALATGLREITHFTEQLRKRNFDFDFSPRSPKDMLGQSLVELREQLRQLAEEEKRRQWANEGFAQLIGILREYANDSEELAYQVIASLVKYLGADQGGLFILEEDKAGNRYLELKAAFAYNQRKYLQKRLELGQSLVGQAVLEKDTLHLDKLPQDYLEISSGLGEATPKNLLIVPLVDHEETYGAIEIASFKKFEAYEVEFVQKVSENIASTIATLKRTARMNRLLEESKEAAEQMRKQEQVMRKSMEKLAQTQQEMERSKQELEHMKENLERQVRQRTIELQEKEAQLSEALRLANLAPWKLDIEQEVIIANEHLYNLLKTNREVENGYQLPTARFLNKFVVEEDRKMVADILAEAIKTPDVNYEGFTEFRIRQSDGEIRYVTLSIKKELNVNRGKVLFLYGTIQDITRQKRIEDRIRQQNEELERQKTEQEKFVAIIDNTTDLILMTDLQYHINYSNKISEKQYGITPTKGARLQDLFEKTEWKRFIQQAIPQALEKGFWEGELEIISQRTFLPVYCVGNVIAVRDNRGEIVALALILRDITEKQKIEKERELESARMRAILESTEDEIVAVDEHFHIISFNTRWADFMRRETGTTPTIGQHIFNDFEYKRPQLKAQLEEDFKRALEKGTFSKIDIHKDIKAVELSKKKKQTEIIEHEHYFLRFYNPMYDKAGKLTGIVCFTKDITEQKLAEKAIQKSEQRLKAISEATTEGIVIHDKGFIKDVNSAFCRISGYSEQELFGQYFFDYLDPESKALAIINMQLGYAKPFEAVLINKAGEGIPIEIHNKVHEYAGQRIRIFSVRDISIQKEVQEELRKSKDMLQKIIDTLPNSIFWKDRNSVYLGCNQRFLQIIGAKSIDDIIGKTDYDLWDEHEAEFYIASDQKVMETGIPEIDILQSIVQADGKQIWLRVSKIPFTDNEGNVIGVIGTYQDITEQKENEEAIIESKERLRQQIEIITTLGAQRVDEEGLRAFAQEVTKAVANTINVARVSVWEYQDGQLKCVDVYDRTVDRHSSGKILLEEKAPKFFKTLKEEPVIVAEYAQVDPRTKELTMEYLAAASITSLLCYPIRIGNRLKGMIVCEHVRTPREWHIEEQSFVTSMMDLLSLRMEEIERQQIEKAMRAVLRLSEQLIEQRTLPIATLDLGTRLLNFNKGFRQEIESIYAVGIEKRAALLNLIPIEADRKAIEEILNEVMKERRSLFRKITLGRRHIDVIVNVEPIIDENDDILGFAFSFRQEPQN, encoded by the coding sequence ATGATACAAAAAATAAGACAACTGAGCCTGAAACAAAAGCTGGCAATATTGTTTGGTGTCATGCTTTTGATGATTCTGAGCAGCTACTCGGTCGTTTTTTGGCAAAGTATGAAACTGCGCAAAGATGCTGGAACCATTGAGCTTTCGCGCAGCAATGAACGCCTCCTACGAGAAACTACCTTTTATGCTACGCTCATACTAAACGAAGAAATAGAGGCAAAAAGGGAGCTGCAAAAAAATATAGAACAATACAGCCAGAACCTCAACCTCTTGGACAAAGGGGGAGTCGTGCAAGTACAAACCGAGCGCATTCGTGTTTTACCTCTTGAAGGTGCCAAACGGGTCGTTTTAGATAAGCTTAAACGGCAATGGAGCAGTTATCGCAGTGAACTGCAGGTGTTGCTCGAACGGCAGGTGGTTTTGGACACCATCGTCAATGAACAACAAATGAAAGCTCCAACCGAAGTGTTTGAGGGCTTCGAAGAAGTGCAAACTATAGTGTTGGAAACCGTAGCCCCCAAGGTAGAAAAAAAGCGAAACCCCGAAGTAGAGCGTGCCTTCCAAAACATCGTAGAACAATACCCAGCACTTCAAGAAAGCCATCACCAATTAACGGAGCTGCTGGTGCAAGACTATATCAAGCGCCAATTCCTTATTCGCTTAGCGATGATACTGGGGGCTCTGGGGCTGCTGAGCCTATGTGTGATAGGTTACCTTTATTTCAGCCGGGGTTTCATCAAACCCATAGAGACATTCAGCCGCAGCGCTTTCGAGCTGGCACAAGGAAATGTGGAAAAGAAAGTATTGTATGAATCGAATGACGAATTGGGCAAGCTGGCAGAACACCTCAACGCACTTGCCACAGGCTTGCGCGAAATTACACACTTCACCGAACAACTGAGAAAAAGAAATTTTGATTTTGACTTCAGTCCACGCAGTCCCAAAGACATGCTGGGGCAGTCGCTCGTAGAGCTGCGCGAACAATTGCGCCAACTTGCCGAGGAGGAAAAGCGCCGCCAATGGGCAAACGAAGGATTCGCTCAATTGATTGGCATTCTGCGCGAATATGCCAACGACAGTGAAGAGCTGGCATACCAAGTCATTGCTTCGCTGGTGAAATATCTGGGCGCAGACCAAGGCGGCTTGTTCATACTCGAAGAAGACAAGGCAGGCAATCGCTATCTTGAACTCAAAGCCGCCTTTGCTTACAACCAACGCAAATACCTACAAAAAAGACTCGAATTGGGGCAGAGCCTCGTGGGACAGGCAGTGCTCGAAAAAGACACTTTACACTTAGACAAACTCCCCCAAGATTATCTCGAGATTTCATCTGGTTTAGGTGAAGCCACCCCCAAGAACCTACTGATAGTGCCTTTAGTGGACCATGAAGAAACTTATGGTGCCATAGAAATCGCCTCGTTCAAGAAATTTGAAGCATATGAGGTCGAGTTTGTGCAAAAAGTTTCGGAAAACATAGCTTCTACCATCGCCACGCTCAAGCGTACTGCCCGCATGAACAGGCTGCTCGAAGAGTCGAAGGAAGCCGCCGAACAAATGCGCAAGCAAGAACAAGTCATGCGCAAGAGTATGGAAAAGCTAGCGCAGACACAGCAAGAAATGGAACGCAGCAAGCAGGAGCTTGAGCATATGAAAGAGAACCTAGAGCGGCAAGTGCGCCAACGCACCATAGAACTGCAAGAGAAAGAAGCGCAGTTGTCCGAAGCCCTGCGTTTGGCTAACCTCGCCCCTTGGAAACTCGACATAGAGCAAGAAGTAATCATTGCCAATGAACACCTCTACAACCTGCTCAAAACTAACCGGGAAGTAGAAAATGGCTATCAGCTGCCCACTGCCCGCTTCCTCAATAAATTTGTTGTAGAGGAAGACCGCAAGATGGTCGCCGACATCTTAGCCGAAGCCATCAAAACCCCAGACGTCAATTATGAAGGCTTTACCGAATTCCGCATCCGTCAAAGCGATGGTGAAATACGCTACGTAACGCTTTCCATTAAAAAAGAGCTAAATGTCAACCGCGGCAAGGTGCTTTTCCTCTACGGTACCATCCAAGACATCACCCGCCAAAAACGCATCGAAGACCGCATCCGCCAGCAAAACGAAGAACTCGAACGCCAAAAAACAGAACAAGAGAAGTTTGTTGCCATCATCGACAACACCACTGACTTGATTCTAATGACCGACTTACAATACCATATCAATTACTCCAACAAAATCAGTGAGAAGCAATACGGTATCACGCCAACTAAAGGGGCGCGCCTGCAAGATTTGTTCGAAAAAACCGAATGGAAGCGCTTCATCCAACAAGCCATCCCACAAGCCTTAGAAAAAGGATTTTGGGAAGGCGAGTTGGAAATCATCAGCCAGCGCACTTTCTTACCCGTGTACTGTGTGGGCAACGTCATTGCCGTACGCGACAACCGGGGCGAAATCGTCGCCTTGGCTCTTATTCTACGCGACATTACCGAAAAGCAAAAGATAGAAAAAGAGCGCGAGTTGGAAAGCGCCCGTATGCGTGCCATCTTGGAGAGCACAGAAGATGAAATCGTTGCCGTGGACGAACACTTCCATATCATTTCGTTCAATACTCGCTGGGCTGATTTCATGCGAAGAGAAACAGGTACCACCCCTACCATAGGGCAACACATTTTCAACGACTTTGAATACAAGCGCCCGCAGTTGAAAGCCCAACTCGAAGAGGACTTCAAGCGTGCACTCGAAAAAGGTACCTTCTCGAAAATAGACATCCACAAGGACATCAAAGCAGTAGAGCTCAGCAAAAAGAAAAAACAAACCGAAATCATAGAGCACGAACACTACTTCCTTCGCTTCTATAACCCCATGTATGACAAAGCTGGTAAACTAACCGGCATCGTTTGCTTCACCAAAGACATCACAGAACAAAAACTGGCTGAAAAAGCCATACAAAAAAGTGAGCAGCGCCTCAAAGCCATCTCGGAAGCTACCACAGAAGGCATTGTCATACATGACAAAGGATTCATTAAAGATGTAAACAGTGCTTTTTGCCGAATTTCCGGCTACTCTGAACAAGAGCTTTTCGGGCAATATTTCTTTGACTACTTGGACCCTGAAAGCAAAGCCTTGGCAATCATCAATATGCAATTGGGTTATGCTAAGCCCTTCGAAGCAGTGCTTATCAACAAAGCCGGCGAGGGCATTCCCATAGAAATCCACAACAAAGTGCACGAATATGCCGGGCAACGCATCCGCATATTCTCAGTGCGCGATATCTCTATACAAAAAGAAGTGCAAGAAGAGCTACGCAAGTCGAAAGACATGCTGCAGAAAATCATAGATACACTGCCAAACAGTATCTTTTGGAAAGACCGCAACTCTGTTTATTTAGGATGCAACCAGCGTTTCTTGCAAATCATCGGCGCCAAGAGTATAGATGACATCATCGGCAAAACCGATTACGACCTGTGGGACGAGCACGAGGCTGAATTCTACATTGCCTCTGACCAAAAAGTAATGGAAACCGGCATCCCCGAAATAGACATACTACAGTCTATTGTGCAAGCAGACGGCAAGCAAATATGGCTACGTGTAAGCAAAATACCATTTACCGACAACGAGGGTAATGTGATTGGTGTCATAGGCACCTACCAAGACATTACCGAGCAAAAAGAAAACGAAGAAGCCATCATCGAAAGCAAAGAGCGCCTGCGTCAACAAATAGAAATCATTACTACTTTGGGGGCACAGCGTGTAGATGAAGAGGGGCTACGCGCCTTTGCCCAAGAGGTAACCAAAGCCGTTGCCAACACTATCAATGTAGCACGGGTGAGTGTGTGGGAATACCAAGACGGACAACTCAAGTGTGTGGATGTGTATGACCGCACAGTAGACCGCCACTCTTCTGGGAAAATATTGTTGGAAGAGAAAGCACCCAAGTTCTTCAAAACACTGAAAGAAGAACCCGTCATAGTGGCAGAGTATGCCCAAGTGGACCCACGCACCAAAGAGCTGACTATGGAATATCTGGCAGCTGCCAGCATCACTTCGCTGCTGTGTTATCCTATTCGCATAGGCAATCGTTTGAAGGGGATGATTGTTTGTGAACATGTGCGCACACCTCGCGAATGGCACATCGAAGAACAAAGCTTCGTTACATCTATGATGGACCTGCTGAGCCTGCGCATGGAAGAAATCGAACGCCAACAAATAGAAAAAGCCATGCGCGCCGTGCTGCGCCTGAGCGAACAGCTCATAGAGCAACGTACTTTGCCCATTGCCACTTTGGACCTCGGCACCCGCCTGCTCAACTTCAACAAAGGTTTCCGTCAAGAGATAGAGAGCATCTATGCCGTAGGCATTGAGAAGCGTGCCGCCTTACTCAACCTGATTCCTATTGAAGCCGACCGCAAGGCAATAGAAGAAATACTAAACGAGGTAATGAAAGAACGACGCAGCCTCTTCCGGAAAATTACCCTTGGGCGTAGACACATAGACGTGATTGTCAATGTAGAGCCTATCATTGACGAAAACGACGACATACTGGGTTTTGCCTTTTCGTTCCGACAAGAACCACAAAACTAA